In Serratia liquefaciens ATCC 27592, the genomic stretch GTACTAATATTTGTTGAGAATCATCTTATTGGCCATGTCTTTTTTTTAGCGTTGCTATAGTAATTAACATTAGCCTATTTTTTTGAGGCGGCAGAATGAATGATCAATTAACGCGCTTTCACGCAGTGGTGCCATCGGAAACTCAGGACGATTTGCTGGCGCTTAGTCGGGCATTTTCGCTGCCAAAATTAAGCTATGTCGATATCGCACGTCAGGAGCGGTTAACGCAAATGATGGCCAACTGGCCGCTGCTGGCCGAATTAGCGCAGACCACGGGGAGCCGTTAGTTTATGCCAGTGATTGCTCTGCAGGGGTTGCGAGGCGGGATGGGGGCGACGTCGGTCACCGCGGCGCTCGCGTGGGCATTACAGCAACTGGGCGAGTCGGTATTGGCGATTGATTTTGCGCCGGATAACCTGCTGCGTCTGCATTTTAATACGCCATTCGAGCTGGCACGGGGTTGGGCGCGGGCCGAGCAGGACGGCGGCGATTGGCAACAGGGCGCGATGCGCTATTGTGAAAACCTCGACTTTCTCCCCTTTGGCCAGCTCACCCTGGCGGAACGGTTGAATGTACAGCAATCTTGTCGGCAGCAGCCCGCCCGCTGGCAGGACAATGTGGCGCAGCTAAACGCTGCGGCGCAGTACAACTGGATCCTGTTGGATCTGCCGGCGGATGATGAAGCACTGGCTCAGCAGGCGCTGGCGGTGGCAGATTGCGTCTTTACCCTGATTGCTCCGGACGCAAACTGCCAGGTGCGGCTGCATCAGCAAGTGTTGCCGCAAGGCTGCCGTTTCCTTATTAATCACTATTTCGCCGCCAGCCGACTCCAGCAGGATTTACACCAGCTGTGGCTGCAAACGCTGGGCGGATTGTTGCCGGTGGTTATCCACCGCGATGAGGCGATGGCCGAAGCCCTGGCGGTGAAACAGCCTTTGGGGGAATACCGGCCGGAAAGCCTGGCTGCGGATGAAGTGCTGACGCTGGCTAACTGGTGTCTGATTAACCTGAAGGGGACGGCGCCATGAGCCGGGTGATGAACCTGCTGCTGGTGCCGCCGGTCCATCAGGCGGTGCAGACGCGTTACCGTACCTACCGACGGCATGGTTCGTCGGCGTTTACCGCCTTTTTCACCACGCTGCTGGTGGCACTGGGCTGGATTTTCCTGCGTTTCGAATCCCCCGGCTGGCAACGGTTGCGGGCTGCGCGTAGCTATTGGTTCCCCCATCTATCCTCCAGCCGTCCGCGGCCGGCGGACGCGCTGCGCTATCTGGTACAAGGGTTATGGCTGCTGGTGTTCCGCACCGATCGTGCACCTGTAACCCATCATCGTTTCGCCGGCTGGCGGCGGTTGCAATTGCGCTACGCCCAGTGGCTGCAAACCCTGCCACAGCGGCTGGAAAATGCCGGGCTGGAGCAGCGTTCGGTTGAGCGCCTTGGCCGGATGAGCCAGCGCATGCGCCGTCTGCTGTTTATCATTGTCGGCGTATTGGCGGCAATCCTCGCCATACTCTGTATTTCTCAACCGTTCGATCTGCCGGCGCAGTTTGTGTTTGTGGTACTGCTGTGGGCCATTGCCATGGTGGTGCGCCGGGTACCGGGCCGTCTGCCGGGACTGATGCTGATCGTGCTGTCGCTGACCGTTTCCTGCCGCTACCTGTGGTGGCGCTATACCGCCACCTTGAACTGGGACGATCCGCTCAGCCTGACCTGCGGCCTGCTGCTGCTGATAGCGGAAACCTATGCCTGGGTGGTGCTGGTGTTGGGGTATTTCCAGACCGTCTGGCCGCTGAATCGCCAGCCGGTGCCGATGCCTGCTGACAGCGCAACCTGGCCGACGATCGATTTGCTGGTGCCGACCTACAACGAAGATCTGGGGGTGGTGAAGCCGACCATCTACGCCGCGCTGGGCATCGACTGGCCGAAAGAGAAGGTCAGTATTTACATCCTCGATGACGGTAACCGGCCAGAATTCAAAGCGTTCGCCGAAGAGGTGGGGGTTAAGTATATCGCCCGGCCGACTCATGAGCATGCCAAGGCCGGTAACATCAACAACGCGCTGAAACAGGCCACCGGCGAGTTTGTCGCGATTTTTGACTGTGACCACGTACCCACGCGCTCGTTCCTGCAACTGACCATGGGTTGGTTCTTCAAAGACAAAAAGCTGGCGATGCTGCAGACCCCGCATCACTTCTTCTCGCCGGATCCTTTTGAGCGCAACCTGGGGCGTTTTCGTCAGACGCCGAACGAAGGAACGCTGTTCTATGGCCTGGTGCAGGACGGCAACGATATGTGGGACGCGACCTTCTTCTGCGGCTCCTGCGCCATTCTGCGTCGCAGTGCGCTGGATGAAATCGGCGGTATCGCGGTGGAAACCGTCACCGAAGATGCCCATACCTCCTTGCGTTTGCATCGCCGTGGACACACCTCGGCGTATATCCGTATCCCCCAGGCCGCCGGGCTGGCGACCGAGAGCCTGTCGGCGCACATTGGCCAGCGTATTCGCTGGGCACGCGGCATGGTGCAAATCTTCCGGCTGGATAACCCGCTGTTAGGCAAGGGGCTGAAGTTGGCGCAGCGGTTATGTTATGCCAACGCCATGCTGCACTTCTTGTCCGGTATTCCGCGGCTGATCTTCCTGACCGCGCCCTTGGCTTTCTTGTTGCTGCATGCCTACATCATTTTCGCCCCGGCGCTGGCGATCGCGCTGTATGTGTTGCCGCATATGATCCACGCCAGTCTGACCAACTCGCGTATTCAGGGGAAATACCGGCACTCTTTCTGGAGTGAGATCTACGAAACGGTATTGGCCTGGTATATCGCCCGGCCAACGACGGTGGCGCTGTTCAATCCGCACAAGGGCAAATTCAACGTCACCGCCAAAGGCGGGCTGGTGGAAGAAGAGCACGTCGACTGGGTGATCACCCGGCCCTATATGTTCCTGGTGATCCTGAATCTGGCCGGGCTGTTCTTCGGCGTTTGGCGGCTGGGTTACGGCCCGGCCGATGAAGTCATGACGGTGATCATCAGCCTGGTGTGGGTGCTGTACAACATGACCATTCTCGGTGGGGCGGTGGCGGTAGCGGTAGAGGCCAAACAGGTGCGTCAGGCGCACCGGGTAGAGATCGCGATGCCGGCCGCAATCGCTCGTGCCGACGGCCATCTGTTCCCTTGTACGCTGCGCGATTATTCCGATGGAGGGGTGGGCATTGAGATGCGCGTAGCGGATGCGCTGAAAGATGGCGACAAGGTGTCGCTGCTGCTCAAACGCGGGCAGCAGGAATACAGCTTTCCGTGTGTGGTGACCCGAGCCTTCGGCAGCAAGGTGGGGATCCGTATGGTTTCCATGACCACCCGCGAACACATTGATTTTATTCAGTGCACCTTTGCCCGCGCCGATACCTGGGCGTTGTGGCAGGACGGGTTCCCTGAAGATAAACCGATCGAAAGCCTGCGCGACGTTCTGGCGCTGGGCTTCCGGGGTTACGTACGTATGGCGGATTATGCACCGCCGATGGTGCGCCGCCTGCTGGTCGGGTTCACGACGCTGATTGCGTGGGGAGTGTCATTTATCCCACACGGCGTTGGCAGAGCCCCGGCCTTCAGCCAAAAAGAGACAGTGGTATAGGCAAACCGCCCGCTCACTCGCCTGGCCCCCAGGCTATAACATTGATGATGATACGATGACGAGAAAAATAACCTGGTTTACCGCCCTGGCCTTAGGCATCAGCACCCTGTCTCAGGCTGAAACCGCCACCGCGCCGACCGGACAGCCGCCGGTGACGATACCCGCCGATGCGTCGGTCACCACCCCTATGGGATCGGCCGCGCCGGTGGATCCGAATGCGCCGGTTCGTGATGTGCAGTTGCCGTTCGCCACTATTGCTCCGCCGCCGGGGACCTTTACCCTGCGTGGTACCCGGCCGGATGGCCAGGTTGAATTCGGCGTGCGCAGCGATGAGGTGGTGTCGCAGGCGATGCTTGATCTGGAGTTTACGCCGTCACCGTCGCTGATCCCGGTGGAATCGCACGTCAAGGTGTACCTTAATGATGAGCTGATGGGGGTGACGACCCTTGCCAAAGAGCAGCTCGGTAAACCAAATCGCATCCAAATGGCGATAGATCCTCGCTATATCACCGATTTTAACCGCGTACGGCTGGTGTTCGTTGGCCATTACCAAAACATTTGCGAAAACCCGGCCAGCACGACCTTGTGGTTGGAAGTCAGTAAATCCAGCTCGTTGAACCTGCGCTTCCAGACCTTGCCGGTGAAGAACGAACTGTCGCATTTCCCGGAGCCGTTTTTCGACAGCCGCGACAACCGCCCACTGATCTTGCCGATGGTGTTTGCCGGCCAGCCGGATATCACTCAGCAGCGCGCGGCAGGCATTTTGGCTTCGTGGTTCGGCAGCAAAGCACAGTGGCGCGGTCAGTCGTTCCCGACGCTGTACAACAAGCTGCCGGAACAGCACGCCATCGTCTTCGCCACCAACAAGCAGCGTCCGGATTTCCTGCGGGATTATCCGGCGGTCAACGGGCCGACGGTGGAGATGATTAGCCATCCGGATAACCCGTACATCAAACTGCTGCTGGTGCAGGGGCGCGATGACAACGATTTGATCACCGCGGTGAAAGGTATCGCGCAGGGCAATATTCTGTTCCGTGGCCAAAACGTCACGGTGGACAAGGTCGAACAGCTGGCTCCGCGTCAGCCCTATGATGCGCCTAACTGGGTGCGCACCGATCGGCCGATGACCTTCGCCGAGCTGCAGCAGTACGCTGAGCAATTGCAAACCAGCGGTATCGAGCCGGGCCCCATTTCGTTGACCATGAATTTGCCGCCGGACCTGTTCCTGATCCGCAGTACCGGCATCGATATGCACTTGAAATACCGCTATACCGCCCCGCGCATTCAGGACGGTTCGCGGCTGAGCGTCAGCCTGAACAACCAGTTCGTGCAGGCTTACTCGCTGGTGCCGGAGCATGAGCAGGGAGCCCAGTTGCTGCGCTTGCCACTAACCCAGGGGCTGATCGACTCGGACAAGAACGTCAATATTCCGGCGCTGCGTCTGGGGGCGACCAACCAACTGCGTTTCGACTTTGACTACACCACGCTGTTGGCCAGCGGCGCGGAAGGGCGTTGCGAAACCTATTCCTTCACCGCTAACCATGCGGTGATCGACGGCGCATCGACCATTGATTTCTCCGGTTACCGTCACTTTATGGCGATGCCGGACCTGCGGGCCTTTGCCAATGCCGGTTTCCCTTTCAGCCGCCTGGCCGATTTGTCGCAAACGCTGGTGCTGGTAAACAAGCAGCCGCAACCGGCGCAGGTCAGCGCTTTGCTGAACGCGATGGGCATCATTGGCGCGCAAACCGGTTACCCGGCGTTGGCGATGACGCTGAGTGACGACTGGTCGCAGGCCAAGGATCGGGATGCCGATATTTTGATGATCGGCACTATTCCCCCGGAGCTGAAGGACGATAAAAAGATCAGCCTGCTGGTGGATGCCACCCAGAGCTGGGTCAAACAACCGACCCGGCAGTTGCCGCTGCCGACCATGGACGTGCTGGCAGAAGACACCAAGCCGGACAGCAAAACCACCATCAGTTCTGAAGGGGCGATGGCCGCAATTATCGGCGTGCAGTCGCCGTTTAACGCTCAGCGCAGCATTGTGGCATTGCTGGCGGACAGCGCGCGGGGTTACGACCTGTTGAACACGGCGCAGCTGGACAGCGGCAAGCGTGCCGCGGTGTTTGGCTCGGTTGCGGTGATCCGTGAATCAGGCGTGAACAGTCTGCGAGTGGGCGACGTTTATTATGTTGGCCATCTGCCATGGTGGGAGCGTATCTGGCACGCGCTGTCGACCCATCCGGTGTGGCTGGCGGTGATCGCCGTGGTGGTCGTGGTGGTGCTGGCGCTGATGTTATGGCGTGGCCTGAAGGCCTTCAGCCGCCGTCGCCTGTCACCTGAAGACCGGGACTGATTGCCATGCCTGCGAGGTTGAAGCGTCTGACCATCGGCATGCTGCTGCTGTGCGCATTCAGCGCGGCGGCAGCCTGTGAATGGCCGGCCTGGCAACAGTACAAACAGTTTTATATCAGTGAGCAGGGGCGAGTGATCGATCCGAGCAGTCCTAACCGAATCACCACCTCGGAAGGCCAGAGTTACGGACTGTTCTTCGCGCTGGTGGCGAACGATCGGCCTGCTTTCGATCAATTGCTGACATGGACGGAAAACAATCTGGCCGCGGGCGACCTCAGTGCGCATTTGCCCGCCTGGTTGTGGGGCGAAAACGAACAAAAACAGTGGACGGTGCTGGACAGCAATTCGGCATCCGATGCCGACCTGTGGATTGCCTACAATTTGCTGGAAGCCGGTCGGTTGTGGAAAAGCCGCCGTTATCAAACCCTTGGCACCCTGTTGTTGCAACGTATCGCTCGTGAAGAAGTGGCGGATATCCCGGGGCTGGGGTTGATGCTGTTACCGGGCAAAGTCGGCTTCGTGGCGGAAGATCGCTGGCGCCTCAATCCGAGCTATTTACCCCCGCAACTGCTGGCACGTTTTGCCGTGCTGAATGGCCCATGGCGGAAGATGCAGCAAACCAACCAGCGGTTGTGGTTGGAAACTGCGCCGCACGGCTTTTCGCCGGACTGGGTGGTGTGGCAGGTCGGCAAAGGCTGGCAGCCGGATACCGTCAAACCGAATATCGGCAGTTATGACGCCATCAGGGTTTATTTGTGGGCCGGCATGCTGGCGGACGACGATGAACATAAGGCGGCGTTGCTCAAGCAACTGCAACCTATGGCGCAGCTAACGGCTCAGCAAGGCGTGCCGCCGGAGAAAACCGACACTGCCAGCGGTAAAACCCACGGCGATGGTCCGGTGGGTTTCTCGGCGTCGATGTTGCCGATGTTGGCGCACGAGTCAGAGGCCTTGCAGGTGCAGCGCCAACGTATCAAACAAAACCCGCCTGGCGATCGGGCCTATTTCAGCGCCTCGTTGGCGCTGTTTGGTCAGGGATGGGATCAACAACGTTATCGTTTTAATCGGCAGGGTGAACTTCAACCCTCCTGGGGCGGCCAATGCGTAACTTCCGAATAAACTGGCTGGGCCTGGTGCCTTTAAGCCTGGCGATGCTGCCACAGGCGCAAGGAGCAGAAACCGTTGCGCCGGAACAATGGCTGCTGGAGCAGGTGCGGGTTGGAGAGGCTGGCAACAAAGATGAGTTGGTTCGCCAGTCGCTCTACCGGCTTGAACTGATGGATCCGAATAACCCGGAGGTGATTTCCGCGCGTATGCGTTTGGCATTGCGACAGGGCAATTTGGCATTGGCACAGCAGCAGTTGGATAAGCTGAAACAGATTGCGCCGCAGTCAACTAGCTATCGGCAGGCGGAAATGAACATGCTGCTTACCCAGCCGGAAACCCGCCAAAAGCTGCAGCAGGCGCGGCTGATGGCGACCGCCGGGCGTTTGCCGGAGGCGAAAGCGCAGTATGACGAGCTGTTCCACGGCGATCCGCCGACGTTGGAGTTGGCGGTGGAATACTGGCGGTTGGTCGCGCGGTTGCCGGGACAGGAAGCCGCGGCGCTGAAACAGTTGCAGACGCTGGATCAGCAATATTCCGGCAACGTGCCGCTGCGCATGTCGCTGGCGCGGATGCTATTTAGCCAGGATCGCGACGCCCAGGCCTATGATCTTTTGCAGAAAGTAGCTGCCGATCCTGCCGGACGCGGAGATGCCGCCGATCTGTGGCTGGAGAAAGTCAAAGCGATGCCGGTCAGTCCGCAGAGCGTTGCTGCCCTTAACCGTTTTCTTGGCGTTTTTGAAACCGGCGATCAGGCGGTCAGCGCCCGACAAGAACTGGCCCGGCAGCAGGCGCTGCTGTCGGATCCTGCCTACCAGGCGCGGGTGCGCGGGCTGGCGCAGGTGGACAAGGGCGGCAGTCGTGCCGCCATTCCAGAGTTGAAAAAAGCGTTGGCGGCTTCACCCAATGACGCCGACGTGCTGGGCGCGCTTGGGCAAGCCTATTCCCGCGTCGGTAATCGTCCACAGGCGCTGAGCCTGTTTCGTCAGGCCCTGCAGGCCGATAAAAGCGGCTACGGCAGCAGTAAATGGCAGAGCCTGATCAAGAGCAACAGTTACTGGCTGGCGGTGGATGAAGGTGACAAGGCGCTGAAAGCCGGTAACTTGGCGCTGGCACAGCAAAAATACCAACAGGCGCGACAGATAGACAACGGTGACAGCAGCGCGGTAATTGGCTTGGGCGACGTTGCGGTGGCGCGTAAAGATGATGCTGCCGCCGAACGTTTCTACCAGCAGGCGCTGCGGTTGGATCCCGGCAGCGGCAGCGCGGTACGCGGTCTGGTGAATATTTATCAGCGGCAGTCGCCGGAAAAGGCGCTGGCCTATCTCAACAGCCTGCCACGCGGCCAGCAAAACAAGCTGCGTGGCACGCTGGAAGGTTTGCAGCTCGATATGCTCAAGCAGCAGGCCGACCAGCTCGTACAGCAAAAGCAGTGGCATCAGGCGGCGGAGAAATACCGTCGTGCTCAGCAGATGGATCCTGATGACGTCTGGCTGACTTACCACTATGCGCAGACGCTGCGTCAGGCTGGGCAGCCGGAACAGGCAGATGCTCTGTTCAGTCGACTGGCGCAAAAACAGCGTGCGAATCCGCAGTTGGCATACGCCTATGCGCTGTATCTCTCCGGCAGCGATCGTGATACTCAGGCGTTGGCACAGCTGAATACCCTGCCCGCCGCGCAGTGGAACGACAATATGCGCGAACTGGCGCAGCGCTTGAAGATGCAGGCGACGCTGGAACATGCCGATCGGTTACGTACTGCGGGCGATGAGCCGGGGGCGGTGGCTTATCTGCGCCGCCAGCCGGCGGATACCCGCATTGATCTCCAGTTGGCCGACTGGGCGCTGGCGCGCGGTGAATATGACGCCGCACTGGCTGACTATCAGCGCGTACGGACGCGTGAGCCGAACAACCCGGATGCCAGGTTGGGTGAAATAGAAGCCTATGTAGCGCAGGGCAAGCTGAGTGAAGCACGTCAGCGGCTGCAAACCGCCGCGCCGGACCCGAGCGAATCAGACAACAGCGGGCGGCGGGTGGCTAACGCCTGGTATGCCGTTGGCGAGCCGCAAAAAGCGACCGAGATTTTTACCCGGCTGAAAACGACGGCGCAGCTAGCGCCACCCAGCCAGGCGAAGGCGCTGATTTACCGCGACGCGGCACGGCTCGAACGTGATCAACAGCAGCCGGTGCTGGCCCAGCAGGATTATAAACAGGCGATGGTCGCCAGCGGTATTGCCCCGAGTGTGCCGCAGGATAACGACAGTTACACCTACCTGACGCGCAACAATCCGACAGATGACTGGCTTAAACGGGGCATTCGTTCGGACGCGGCGGATCTGTATCGCCAGCAAGACGTGAATGTCACCCTCGACCATGATTATTGGAGCTCCAGCGGCACGGGTGGCATCTCCGATTACAAAGCGCATGACACCATGTTACAGGTCGATATGCCGTGGTATGACGGGCGGGCGTTTTTCCGTTCCGATACCGTACAGTTGGATGCCGGCAGCTTCTCCACCGACGGCAGCGGCAAATATTACGAAACCTTCGGTACCTGCAATACTCAGGGGTGCAGCGGCGATGAGCGTCAGAAAACCACCGGCACCAGCGTGGCCGTGGGGTGGAAAAACGATCGCTGGGCGGGGGATATCGGCACCACACCAATGGGCTTTGAGGTGGTTGACTGGGTCGGTGGACTGGCCTACAGCAATGACTGGAACCACATTGGTTGGACGTTGGCGGCCTCGCGACGTCCCATTTCCAGCTCATTGCTGGCGTTCGGCGGCACCAAGGACCCAAATACCGGTACCACCTGGGGCGGCGTGCGCGCGACTGGGGTCAGCCTTAGCGCCAGTTACGACCGCGGCGAAGCGCACGGTGTCTGGGCCGACCTCAGCGCACATCAGTTAACCGGCAAAAACGTTGAAGACAATCAGCGTGAGCGCTTTATGGCCGGCTATTACTATAAGTTGATCAACGAAGATAATCGCCGTGTCACCGTCGGGCTGAACACCATGCTGTGGCACTACCAGAAGGATTTGAGCGGTTATTCTCTCGGTCAGGGGGGCTATTACAGCCCGCAGCAATATATGTCGCTGGCGATACCGGTAAACTATCGCCAACGTACTGATAATTGGTCCTGGGAGCTGGGCGGTTCGGTGTCGTTGTCCCATTCGAAAACCAACAGCCAGCGGCGTTACCCGCTGCAGGGGCTGATCCCGGATTCGCTGCCGGACAAGTTTGCCGTCGAGGATGGCAGCTCTTCTTCCGGCGTCGGCTATACCCTGCGGGCGATTGTCGAACGGCGTCTCAGTTCGCACTGGACACTCGGTGCCGGCATCGACATCCAGCAGGCAAAAGACTATACCCCGAGCCACGCTTTGATTTATCTGCGCTATTCGCTGGCCGGTTGGCAGGGTGACCTGGATTTACCGCCGCAACCGCTGACGCCGTACGCCGACTTCAAGTAACCCCGCTGAGGGAGATTCGGAGTGTCGGCACAGAGGAGTTTTGCTACCCTGTGTACAGGCTGTGTCCCACAATTGGCTGTGGCGCGCAGCCTTTCATTAGGAAAAGACTGAAACCCTCGTTTTTCTTGGTTTTGCCCTGGGCATGAAGAGATAAAAACAGTCAACAATCGAGTATACTCAGACCGGTTCAAGGGATGGGTATTATTCATCCCTTTTTTATTTCAGCCCGAATTAGCGGAGAGCAGGTTTGCGGGTCAGGCGCTCATTAACGATTAAACAGATGGCAACGGTGTCCGGTGTGGCGCTGGTGACGATCTGTATCTTTATCGTGATCCAGTTATTCCATTTTGTGCAGCAGCGCAGGGATGACTATGCCCAGCAACTGGAAAATATCGCTCATTCGGTACGCCAGCCGCTGGCGGAAGCCGTGCTGCGCATGGACGTGCCGGAAACGAAGAAGGTGCTGAATACGCTGTTGCCGGTGGGCATCCTGACGCGCGCGGATATCGTGCTGCCGAACGAATTTCAGGCACTGCACGCCAACTTCCCGCCGGAACGTCCGGTACCGACAATGATCGCCCGCCTGTTCGAGTTGCCGATCCAGATTTCCGTTCCTCTCTATTCGCTGGAACGCGTGCCGGCCAACCCGCAGCCATTGGCTTATCTGGTGTTGCAGGCCGATTCGTTCCGCATGTATCAATTTATTCTCAGCATGCTGTCGACCATGTTGTCGACCTATTTGCTGCTGGCCTTGATTTTGTCGGTCGCCATTAGCTGGTGTATGAACCGGCTGATGGTGCATCCGCTACGCGCGATGGCCAAAGAGCTGGAAAACATTTCCCAGGAAGAGGCGCCTTATCATCAACTGATGTTGCCGGCGCTGCACCAGGACGATGAGCTGGGCTTGCTGGTGCGCAACTACAACCGCAATCAGCAGCGGCTGGCCAAAGCCTATGCCGAACTGAGCCGCATGAGCACTCGCCATCCGGTCACTGAGTTGCCAAATCAGGCGCTGTTCACCGCGCTGTTGGAACAGCACATTGCTTCCAGCCTGCGGCCCGAGCGTTTCAATCTGCTGGTAATCGGCATTGAAACGTTGCACGAGGCCTCTGGCGTACTTAATCCGACGATGCGTGAAGCGCTGTTGTTGACGCTGGCGAAGAAATTACGTGAATGCATTGATGAAAACGGCG encodes the following:
- the bcsA gene encoding UDP-forming cellulose synthase catalytic subunit, translating into MSRVMNLLLVPPVHQAVQTRYRTYRRHGSSAFTAFFTTLLVALGWIFLRFESPGWQRLRAARSYWFPHLSSSRPRPADALRYLVQGLWLLVFRTDRAPVTHHRFAGWRRLQLRYAQWLQTLPQRLENAGLEQRSVERLGRMSQRMRRLLFIIVGVLAAILAILCISQPFDLPAQFVFVVLLWAIAMVVRRVPGRLPGLMLIVLSLTVSCRYLWWRYTATLNWDDPLSLTCGLLLLIAETYAWVVLVLGYFQTVWPLNRQPVPMPADSATWPTIDLLVPTYNEDLGVVKPTIYAALGIDWPKEKVSIYILDDGNRPEFKAFAEEVGVKYIARPTHEHAKAGNINNALKQATGEFVAIFDCDHVPTRSFLQLTMGWFFKDKKLAMLQTPHHFFSPDPFERNLGRFRQTPNEGTLFYGLVQDGNDMWDATFFCGSCAILRRSALDEIGGIAVETVTEDAHTSLRLHRRGHTSAYIRIPQAAGLATESLSAHIGQRIRWARGMVQIFRLDNPLLGKGLKLAQRLCYANAMLHFLSGIPRLIFLTAPLAFLLLHAYIIFAPALAIALYVLPHMIHASLTNSRIQGKYRHSFWSEIYETVLAWYIARPTTVALFNPHKGKFNVTAKGGLVEEEHVDWVITRPYMFLVILNLAGLFFGVWRLGYGPADEVMTVIISLVWVLYNMTILGGAVAVAVEAKQVRQAHRVEIAMPAAIARADGHLFPCTLRDYSDGGVGIEMRVADALKDGDKVSLLLKRGQQEYSFPCVVTRAFGSKVGIRMVSMTTREHIDFIQCTFARADTWALWQDGFPEDKPIESLRDVLALGFRGYVRMADYAPPMVRRLLVGFTTLIAWGVSFIPHGVGRAPAFSQKETVV
- the bcsC gene encoding cellulose synthase complex outer membrane protein BcsC, encoding MRNFRINWLGLVPLSLAMLPQAQGAETVAPEQWLLEQVRVGEAGNKDELVRQSLYRLELMDPNNPEVISARMRLALRQGNLALAQQQLDKLKQIAPQSTSYRQAEMNMLLTQPETRQKLQQARLMATAGRLPEAKAQYDELFHGDPPTLELAVEYWRLVARLPGQEAAALKQLQTLDQQYSGNVPLRMSLARMLFSQDRDAQAYDLLQKVAADPAGRGDAADLWLEKVKAMPVSPQSVAALNRFLGVFETGDQAVSARQELARQQALLSDPAYQARVRGLAQVDKGGSRAAIPELKKALAASPNDADVLGALGQAYSRVGNRPQALSLFRQALQADKSGYGSSKWQSLIKSNSYWLAVDEGDKALKAGNLALAQQKYQQARQIDNGDSSAVIGLGDVAVARKDDAAAERFYQQALRLDPGSGSAVRGLVNIYQRQSPEKALAYLNSLPRGQQNKLRGTLEGLQLDMLKQQADQLVQQKQWHQAAEKYRRAQQMDPDDVWLTYHYAQTLRQAGQPEQADALFSRLAQKQRANPQLAYAYALYLSGSDRDTQALAQLNTLPAAQWNDNMRELAQRLKMQATLEHADRLRTAGDEPGAVAYLRRQPADTRIDLQLADWALARGEYDAALADYQRVRTREPNNPDARLGEIEAYVAQGKLSEARQRLQTAAPDPSESDNSGRRVANAWYAVGEPQKATEIFTRLKTTAQLAPPSQAKALIYRDAARLERDQQQPVLAQQDYKQAMVASGIAPSVPQDNDSYTYLTRNNPTDDWLKRGIRSDAADLYRQQDVNVTLDHDYWSSSGTGGISDYKAHDTMLQVDMPWYDGRAFFRSDTVQLDAGSFSTDGSGKYYETFGTCNTQGCSGDERQKTTGTSVAVGWKNDRWAGDIGTTPMGFEVVDWVGGLAYSNDWNHIGWTLAASRRPISSSLLAFGGTKDPNTGTTWGGVRATGVSLSASYDRGEAHGVWADLSAHQLTGKNVEDNQRERFMAGYYYKLINEDNRRVTVGLNTMLWHYQKDLSGYSLGQGGYYSPQQYMSLAIPVNYRQRTDNWSWELGGSVSLSHSKTNSQRRYPLQGLIPDSLPDKFAVEDGSSSSGVGYTLRAIVERRLSSHWTLGAGIDIQQAKDYTPSHALIYLRYSLAGWQGDLDLPPQPLTPYADFK
- the bcsZ gene encoding cellulose synthase complex periplasmic endoglucanase BcsZ, with the translated sequence MPARLKRLTIGMLLLCAFSAAAACEWPAWQQYKQFYISEQGRVIDPSSPNRITTSEGQSYGLFFALVANDRPAFDQLLTWTENNLAAGDLSAHLPAWLWGENEQKQWTVLDSNSASDADLWIAYNLLEAGRLWKSRRYQTLGTLLLQRIAREEVADIPGLGLMLLPGKVGFVAEDRWRLNPSYLPPQLLARFAVLNGPWRKMQQTNQRLWLETAPHGFSPDWVVWQVGKGWQPDTVKPNIGSYDAIRVYLWAGMLADDDEHKAALLKQLQPMAQLTAQQGVPPEKTDTASGKTHGDGPVGFSASMLPMLAHESEALQVQRQRIKQNPPGDRAYFSASLALFGQGWDQQRYRFNRQGELQPSWGGQCVTSE
- the bcsB gene encoding cellulose biosynthesis cyclic di-GMP-binding regulatory protein BcsB gives rise to the protein MTRKITWFTALALGISTLSQAETATAPTGQPPVTIPADASVTTPMGSAAPVDPNAPVRDVQLPFATIAPPPGTFTLRGTRPDGQVEFGVRSDEVVSQAMLDLEFTPSPSLIPVESHVKVYLNDELMGVTTLAKEQLGKPNRIQMAIDPRYITDFNRVRLVFVGHYQNICENPASTTLWLEVSKSSSLNLRFQTLPVKNELSHFPEPFFDSRDNRPLILPMVFAGQPDITQQRAAGILASWFGSKAQWRGQSFPTLYNKLPEQHAIVFATNKQRPDFLRDYPAVNGPTVEMISHPDNPYIKLLLVQGRDDNDLITAVKGIAQGNILFRGQNVTVDKVEQLAPRQPYDAPNWVRTDRPMTFAELQQYAEQLQTSGIEPGPISLTMNLPPDLFLIRSTGIDMHLKYRYTAPRIQDGSRLSVSLNNQFVQAYSLVPEHEQGAQLLRLPLTQGLIDSDKNVNIPALRLGATNQLRFDFDYTTLLASGAEGRCETYSFTANHAVIDGASTIDFSGYRHFMAMPDLRAFANAGFPFSRLADLSQTLVLVNKQPQPAQVSALLNAMGIIGAQTGYPALAMTLSDDWSQAKDRDADILMIGTIPPELKDDKKISLLVDATQSWVKQPTRQLPLPTMDVLAEDTKPDSKTTISSEGAMAAIIGVQSPFNAQRSIVALLADSARGYDLLNTAQLDSGKRAAVFGSVAVIRESGVNSLRVGDVYYVGHLPWWERIWHALSTHPVWLAVIAVVVVVVLALMLWRGLKAFSRRRLSPEDRD
- the bcsR gene encoding cellulose biosynthesis protein BcsR, whose translation is MNDQLTRFHAVVPSETQDDLLALSRAFSLPKLSYVDIARQERLTQMMANWPLLAELAQTTGSR
- the bcsQ gene encoding cellulose biosynthesis protein BcsQ encodes the protein MPVIALQGLRGGMGATSVTAALAWALQQLGESVLAIDFAPDNLLRLHFNTPFELARGWARAEQDGGDWQQGAMRYCENLDFLPFGQLTLAERLNVQQSCRQQPARWQDNVAQLNAAAQYNWILLDLPADDEALAQQALAVADCVFTLIAPDANCQVRLHQQVLPQGCRFLINHYFAASRLQQDLHQLWLQTLGGLLPVVIHRDEAMAEALAVKQPLGEYRPESLAADEVLTLANWCLINLKGTAP